A region from the uncultured Draconibacterium sp. genome encodes:
- a CDS encoding O-antigen ligase family protein, with the protein MVQKHMLYANVLPLVFAIVLLAVYSFDKVVYLIAFLAPLSIPLREYLPGIGFDMYIPTEPLLFGLLILFVLKIIQQREFDRKILLHPISLAVYLNLFWILITSVTSSMPIVSFKFLLMRIWFVVGLYLLTAKLFSKGKNMEKYVWLYVFPLMLVIAYSTYRHLGYGLWNKQAAHFVVSPFYRDHTSYGAATAFYLPFLVMFTLNNYFTKKMRFLAALALAVVFLGFVLSYSRAAWLSIALAFGVWCIIKLGIRFRTLFFTMVSVIGLFVMFQSQILMKLEQNSEESSANMMTHISSMANISSDASNLERINRWSCALRMFAEKPVFGYGPGTYMFKYAPYQLSKDRTIISTNSADGGNAHSEYFGPMAESGVMGIVTYLLIIAMVIYTAVNSYTRLNDYRLKSIVLAALIGLITYYIHGLMNNFLDTDKISVPFWGFTAMVVAIDIISRQSAKETTSKPG; encoded by the coding sequence GTGGTACAAAAGCATATGCTTTATGCCAATGTTTTACCCCTTGTTTTTGCCATTGTTTTACTGGCCGTTTATTCGTTTGACAAGGTAGTTTACCTGATTGCCTTTCTGGCACCCTTGTCCATTCCTCTTCGCGAGTATTTGCCAGGTATCGGATTTGACATGTATATTCCAACCGAGCCCCTGCTCTTTGGCCTGCTCATCCTCTTTGTTCTAAAAATTATTCAGCAACGAGAATTTGATCGAAAAATTCTCTTACACCCAATTTCTCTGGCTGTTTATTTGAATCTATTTTGGATTTTAATAACCAGTGTTACCAGCAGCATGCCCATTGTTTCGTTTAAATTTTTACTAATGCGCATTTGGTTTGTTGTTGGCCTGTACCTGCTAACAGCGAAACTATTCAGCAAGGGTAAAAACATGGAAAAATATGTATGGCTTTATGTTTTTCCGCTTATGTTGGTTATTGCCTATTCTACCTATCGGCACCTGGGCTATGGCTTGTGGAATAAACAAGCTGCGCACTTTGTAGTGTCGCCATTTTACCGCGACCATACTTCCTACGGAGCGGCCACCGCTTTTTATTTACCTTTTTTGGTGATGTTTACACTGAACAACTATTTCACAAAAAAAATGCGATTTTTGGCTGCACTGGCACTGGCGGTGGTTTTTCTGGGTTTTGTTTTATCTTACAGCCGGGCAGCCTGGCTAAGTATTGCACTTGCATTTGGTGTTTGGTGCATTATTAAATTAGGTATTCGTTTCAGAACACTATTCTTTACAATGGTTTCGGTTATTGGTTTATTTGTGATGTTTCAGTCGCAAATTCTTATGAAACTCGAGCAAAACTCGGAAGAATCATCAGCAAATATGATGACCCACATTTCATCGATGGCAAACATTAGCTCCGACGCCTCGAACCTGGAGCGAATAAACCGCTGGAGTTGCGCCCTGCGCATGTTCGCCGAAAAACCGGTTTTTGGTTACGGACCGGGAACCTACATGTTTAAATATGCACCGTATCAACTGAGTAAAGACCGAACAATTATTAGCACCAACTCAGCCGACGGAGGTAACGCCCACAGCGAATATTTTGGGCCCATGGCTGAATCCGGAGTAATGGGAATTGTAACTTACCTGCTCATTATTGCCATGGTTATTTACACTGCTGTTAATAGCTACACCCGACTAAATGATTACCGGTTGAAATCTATTGTTTTGGCTGCACTCATTGGGCTAATTACCTATTACATTCACGGTTTAATGAATAACTTTTTGGATACCGATAAAATTTCGGTGCCTTTTTGGGGGTTCACGGCAATGGTTGTTGCCATAGATATAATTTCGCGGCAATCAGCAAAAGAAACAACCAGCAAGCCCGGGTAA
- a CDS encoding DUF5522 domain-containing protein, producing the protein MGYFDDLFPDSYEDELKEGKDFYMENGYRVMTESYLVNRGYCCANGCRHCPYWPKAQKGNTTLRKK; encoded by the coding sequence ATGGGATATTTCGACGACCTTTTTCCGGACAGCTATGAAGACGAATTAAAGGAAGGAAAAGACTTTTACATGGAAAATGGTTACCGGGTAATGACCGAATCATACCTGGTTAACCGTGGCTATTGTTGTGCCAACGGTTGCCGCCACTGCCCTTACTGGCCAAAGGCTCAAAAAGGAAATACCACGCTCAGAAAAAAATAG
- the fmt gene encoding methionyl-tRNA formyltransferase, with amino-acid sequence MQGKELRIVFMGTPDFAVASLKALVDGGYNVVGVITAPDRPAGRGKKLHQSAVKQYAVEQNLTVLQPEKLKNPGFIDELKALKADLQVVVAFRMLPEIVWDMPRLGTFNLHGSLLPQYRGAAPLNWAIINGENQTGVTTFLLDHKIDTGKILFRKSIDIWENDTVGTIHDSLMNIGANLVIETVDALASGNCQAIPQEELVAESDEIKHAPKIFKEDCKINWLADVEMVRNLIRGLSPYPAAWCTLKHKKTGKEIATKIFMALRVEDNKNTPAGTLESDGKNFLKVACSNGWLQITDLQIAGKKRMKVQDFLRGFQQIEEYTFK; translated from the coding sequence ATGCAAGGAAAAGAGCTAAGAATAGTTTTTATGGGAACACCCGATTTTGCGGTGGCCAGTTTAAAAGCACTGGTTGATGGCGGTTATAATGTTGTTGGTGTTATTACTGCTCCCGACCGGCCTGCCGGACGCGGAAAAAAATTGCATCAATCGGCAGTAAAACAATATGCTGTTGAGCAAAATTTAACTGTACTTCAACCCGAAAAACTCAAAAACCCTGGGTTTATTGACGAGCTAAAAGCTTTAAAAGCCGATTTGCAAGTAGTTGTTGCTTTTAGAATGTTACCGGAAATTGTTTGGGATATGCCCCGTCTGGGTACTTTTAACCTGCATGGTTCGTTATTGCCGCAATATCGCGGAGCTGCCCCTTTAAACTGGGCCATTATTAATGGGGAAAACCAAACCGGCGTTACCACTTTTTTACTCGATCATAAAATTGATACCGGCAAAATTCTTTTCCGTAAATCAATTGATATTTGGGAAAACGACACGGTTGGCACCATTCACGACAGCTTAATGAACATAGGCGCAAATCTGGTTATTGAAACGGTTGATGCACTTGCGTCGGGCAATTGCCAGGCTATTCCGCAAGAAGAACTGGTTGCTGAAAGTGATGAAATAAAACATGCACCAAAAATTTTTAAAGAAGATTGTAAAATTAACTGGTTGGCAGATGTTGAAATGGTACGCAACCTTATTCGCGGACTTTCGCCCTACCCTGCCGCGTGGTGCACTTTGAAACACAAGAAAACGGGCAAAGAAATTGCCACCAAAATATTTATGGCCCTGCGTGTTGAGGATAACAAAAACACGCCTGCAGGAACGTTGGAAAGCGATGGGAAAAACTTTTTAAAAGTAGCCTGCTCCAATGGTTGGCTGCAAATTACCGACCTGCAAATCGCCGGAAAGAAAAGAATGAAAGTTCAGGATTTTCTTCGGGGATTTCAACAGATAGAAGAATATACTTTTAAATAA
- a CDS encoding DUF6249 domain-containing protein, whose product MTELIAVAIVFFGSYHIIRLFSTHLLKRKLIKAEQYDRVGILEEPKSENDESNRYPSLKWGLVALMTGLGFIIIEVLGLFNREMVRGHQAVLPIGILMVCIALGFLIYFFIMNGKAVKK is encoded by the coding sequence ATGACAGAATTAATTGCCGTTGCAATCGTATTTTTCGGATCGTACCACATCATTCGGTTATTTTCAACACACTTATTAAAAAGGAAGTTGATAAAAGCAGAACAGTACGATAGAGTAGGAATTTTGGAAGAACCAAAGAGCGAAAATGATGAGTCAAACCGTTACCCGTCGTTAAAGTGGGGGCTGGTTGCCTTAATGACGGGCTTAGGTTTTATTATTATTGAAGTACTGGGCTTGTTTAATCGCGAAATGGTGCGCGGACACCAGGCCGTGTTACCCATCGGTATTCTGATGGTTTGTATTGCGCTCGGTTTCCTGATTTATTTCTTTATCATGAACGGAAAAGCCGTTAAGAAATAG